GAGGGACCAGTTATTAAAAAACAGGTCTGTGTTCAAACTTCCACCACAAATGATTGTAACTTTAAACAATACATTTCTGAGCCCTTCAGTATAAAAGGATAatctaaataatatattgcaGGACTTTCCTGAAACTTCAATGTAACAGCGTTAAGATGTAAGTACTTGCATGAGCTCTTGAACTTCTTAATGCCTGAAAAGAAGTTGATTTATATAAAAGCCACTCTCAACGCTGAAAGAGTGTTTAATTAAAATCGGACCATTATctaaaaagatatggcagtttgaaatttaagaacatGGCTGATCATGGTAGCaaccattttagtgtgtttatgacgtcatttacacactgatgAATTCTAAATTTAGCTAAAAATCTTCTTTGTAGattaatttctaaaatatcttGAGTTCAAGatgcaaaacatttcattttagttAAAAATGATTGTGGAAAAGGCAGAGAAATCggttacagaaataagtaaatttagATAGAACTTTGAGGATCTGTCgttttaagataagataagattcaTTTTGAGTcggcataaaaaaaaacaaataaacatgttGCTTACGGTgatgccatggaaacaaaatgccaCTTTggtgaaataatgaaatgttatttgaaagccgattttgaaatttgatttcactgctttaaatgacgtaagaaatcctagcagacagTATTAACATTAGAACAACACTGTATTTcgctttaaaacaaaatactttctgGAATATTCAGTCATAACTTGAGAAAGTTTAGTTTAATACAATATAAGAGTTTTAATGTAAAAAGGGGCTTTCTTGTAACGTTGAATATACAGGGAAACAATCGAtaaaataaaggatttttttaaatctgCAATTTAAGGTTATTTAAATTAATAATGTTTATGTAGGACTTCCTCAAACCCTTAAATATACAGGAGCAATGTATGATTTGCCATGACTTCTTCTGAATCTTCAAATAAGATGGTTGTACAAGCAAATGATATGGAAGCAAGTAATTTCACAAAACAGGACCTTACCTACTCTTCAAATCTAAAGATGCAACTAGTGCCATACAATCCTTGCGCCCATGTACAAAGATTAAATGTTCTAGCCTTCTGAAGTTGAAACCAACTGCTGAAGAACTTTTTTCAAACTTTcgtatttttttcataaagtaAGCGCCTGTttacaaaaattattataaatattgatcTTCTCAACAGCTGGTGTTTCTGAATCGCTTTTAACGTGGTATGACCAAACACCACCCaataattttaatatgaaaattataCTGTTAAAGTTCTATATTTGACACCATCGTGTGAAATATTTATTGCACTTTCTCTTCACGACCCCTCTATTTTCAGACGGAATacataattattcattatttttatttctctgTGTCACTTTAACATGTAAGGGTAGAAAGAAAAACATACCATTTGATGAATTCATTTCACTTTTATATACGTATATGGAAGTGTATTTTGCTTTAATGTCCCATAAAGCTcgtatggaaagaaaaaatgtatacgattcttttaaaaataagtaaaagtgAACTTTaaggggctagagggcgtggacggtaacatgcatttccattaTCGTCCatgaaacccgcccgcttagctcagtaggtagagcgtcggtctacggatcgcggggtcgcgagttcgatcctcgggctgggcgtgtgttctccgtgactatttgataaacgacattgtgtctgaaatcattagtcctccacctctgattcatgtggagaagttggcagttacttgcggagaacaggtttgtactggtacagaattcaggaacactggttaggttaactgcccgccgttacataactgaaatactgttgaaaaacggcgttaaatccaaaacaaacaaacaaacaaattaccgtccatgaacaggctcaatcaaatcgaacCTGCAagattttcgtttttgtcgtgttgggcgacctatgGAGTTTTCACTTGTTCTATTTTATTACGCTTAAATATCGCTCTTCATTATGTTTTATCCTGTCTGAATAATTCTGGAACCATTATAATTGCAACAGTTACTTAGTATTCGTTACCTAGCGTTTTAACGTAGGTGAActcaattttttcttttaaaattcacaaaatttaacatttcttttaatttgcaGGTGGCGAAATGATGTTTTCTTCGGATTTCAACGCTTGATGGGTAATAACTGCAGCACCATTTGTGTTTGTACAAAGATACCAGAAAATCTTGTTGTTGATAATGTAAAGCTAAAGCTTTCTCTTGAAGGCAAGCAGGTGGAAGAAGCGCTTGCTGGTAAAAGAATTTTCATAATCGATTACAAGATTCTTGAGGGCCTACCAACAAAACAGGGTTACATCATTACCGCCCCGATTGCTTTATTTTACCAGCGTGATGATGGCATATTAGTACCAATTGCCATTCAGCTATTTCAGAAAAAAGGGATGCCTGTGTTTTATCCAGATGATCCTGAAAATGTGTGGATTCTGGCAAAGATGTGGTTCAACGTAGCCGATGCGAATTACCACGAGTCAGTTGCTCATCTTGGCTTCACTCACATGAAGATGGAAGGAATTGTCGCTTGTACTTACAGAACAATATACAAGACTCATCCTATATACAAACTTCTGATGCCCCATTTTCTGTACCTACTTGCCATAAATAGCAATGGTCTTCCGGTATTACTGGGCAAAGATGGGTTCGTGAGCAAGGTTCTAGCCTTAGGTCCGACAGGAATGGTGGAGCtcataagaaagaaaaacaaggaTTGGCGATTGGACCGAGATGGCGACCTGGTTAATGATCTGAGAAATAGGGGTGTTTACGATCCAAATTTGCTTCCACATTACTATTACCGGGACGACGCCTTAGAACTGAACGCATGCATTCGTTCGTATGTGACAAAATACCTTGATCTCTACTACAAGTCGGACAATGATGTCAAAAAGGACGAGGAGCTACAAAATTGGAGGAAGGAAATTATTGCCCCAGTAAAAGATCAAGGGCTTGGTATGTTGGGTGTCTACGGAGACAACGACGAATTCAGCACAAAAGACCAAGTATCGCGCACTTTGACAAACATAATATTTACGTGCAGCGCCCAGCACGCAGCCGTCAATTTCCGCCAGTATGAAGAATACGCATATCCACCAAACTACCCCGCCATCCTTCAAGGAAAACCACCAAAGAACAAAAGCAGAATCGACGATAAGCAACTACTCAAATATCTACCAGACAAAACAACAACGTATGACACCTTGATTATCACAAGTATTTTGAGTATGAGGGCAATGAATAAGCTTGGGGATTTTGAGGTTTGCTACATCACTGACAAAAATGCAGTTGAAGTGGTTAAAGAGTTCCAAGCGAACCTCAAACGAATTGCCAAGTCAAATAAAGTCAAAAATCAAACAAGACTGGAGAGATATACTTGTCTGAGTCCAGATCTGGTACCAAACTCTATTAGTATCTAACTGATGCAGGACTATtgacaaatgtttaaaattgtcAGCAATTACATATAATCTAGAAAGACGGAGTGAAACATATAACTCATACAAACTTTTGATTGTATAAACTGTTACAAACTTACTTGATTTCATAGTTTTCACTGTCTGAAacatattatttgaaatatttacccaGTATCTGAAAACATGTAATCTTGGAGATCTCTTTAGTAGGGAAATTGTATATTTGAAAGACAATAGATGATTTAACATGTCTGGCCTGAAAGTGTTAATCTGAAAGTTGATCTATATATGTATGTACAAGAACGTTTTTTTACAGACAATATTCTTTATGAATACATATACTTCAATTCTACCGATTAAGTTATGtgaattatttacatgtattttgaaatttagttaGTACCATGTTTTACTATGTATTCAGTATGCAAATGTAATGGAAATATATCATGTTGTATCCagtatgtgttttgttttatttaaatattctcccgttttttttttttttttttttttgttttttttttatttgcattgattcTATTACTTTTCGAAGCTGTCTGATTCAAAAGGAGTGTCTTTGTAACAATTCGTAGACGTTCTCCTGTAAAAGACTTTTTCTAATCGCTTTATGGATCCTCATCATATGTGGTTTGTAGCACAAGTGTCTCTTAAATCGAACAAACATTTCCGATCCgctgtacacattttttttccgCTCCCAGATATACATGGGAGGTTACAGCTTCCGCCTCCCTGCACACGTGCGGGGATAATTACAACTGAAACATAACAAACATGAAGtgaaatatcaaatttgattTAGCATGTTCATCTGTCCTATAGTATCAAAAGTATCCCTGATGAGGTCCTTGATTCTGAATAATACCCTAGGCTGGAATCAGGAAAGTGAGAAAGCTCTCTATCTTGATACTATTATATGTAGATGATCAAATGCTGGCTCAACTTAAAATCATTGTTGCTAAATATACATGTGATTGGCACTGTACAGTCATGTTGCAAAGATTTGATAGTATAGCTTCATATGGACATAGATTATAACTAACAGATAATAActgataaaagatatttgtaaataataaacAGTAAATCCCCCGTCAGAGTTTACGTAACAAATTGTCAGTGAAActgaagaaaagaaaaacgaTAAAATTAGCTAGTTTAATGTTGGATATGATATGTTGATATATTTAGATTCTGAAGGACCTGTTTACCTAGAAGCTAGCCCAAAGGTAGGGGTAACTGTTATACAATTTGGATAAATTGaggttttattaatattttaggaTTAAAGTCTAGGTACTGGTAAAAGTAACAAGTTGCTGCTACTTTCGCTGAAAACGATAAGAATTCATAATAATTTTATGTACCGTCAAAGTAAATAGTACACTGCTTTCGTCCATAGATCGGTAGATGACGGTACGAATGGGTTACTATAAATCTGAGTTCTTCGAACTGTTGTTGCATATTCATCATTGTTTCTTATATCTCTGCTACAAGAGGAGGAAATATATCTGCAAAGAATTTAGGGAGTAGACTATTTTGGCTTTATATACTGTAATAAGCATATTTCTTGAACTAGATTTTGTATTGAGACAGATCTTGTTTATCCTGTAACTATACGCGCTGCTTCGCCAGGTGTAATTTTGCTTAAGAATGTTTTTGTTGTACAGTCCATCCATCCCATTTGATAGATGTATATTCTAATATAGGTCtcatatatgaaatattaatCTGATTCAGAGTAGATCTTCTAGCCTGATTTTTAGTGCTCTCATTGAAGCAAACAGTAAAAAGCAAGGATCTGCATCttggaaacattttgtaaaaacaacCAGGGACAGTTGTTTCCCTTTaatagtattaaataaaatactaCATCGTAAGCCATTGCAATAAAAAGTATACACCTATTCTTGCAGTggacaaaatgaaaatacatatactTTTTAAAGCGCTGTAATACGATCCAATAGCTGCCATCGATGTATGGAATTACCTATTGTGCAGacaatatttcataaagaaaGTCAGCCACTGGTGAAGAGTTGTAATGAAATGAGAGTTGAAAGGACCCCCACTTCCCCGACCCCTGTTCAAGAAAGACCGAtccaaaacttaataaaaaaacagGAAGAAGAACATAATTCTTCATCAAATCTAGTTAAGGTGTGGAAAAATGAACATATTGGGgggaaattaaataaatatatcaaaagaaaaatattaagcTTGATGCAAGCAACAACTATCAAAATATGTATCTGAGTGGATAGTGTTTGTTTTGAGtgtaacgtcgtttttcaacagtatttcagttatgtaatggcgcgCAATTAACCCAACCAGTTCtcctggatactgtaccagtacaaacctgttccctgcaagtaactgcccacatgaatcagagatggaggacgaatgatttcagaaacaatgtcttctatcaaatcgtcatggagaacatacactaCGCCCGgtgttcgaactcacgaccctgtgaTCTGTGTTCTCCGTATTTAGCGAAGCGGGCCGGCTTGAGTAGATTGTGTACACACCCGAAACTTTTGACAATGAAAGGGAAAAAAGACaatataagacaaaatatatccACTGAGCACGAGCAAGAGAGAAGTGTCACATGTAAATGTACTTTTACGAAATACGTTAATAATTCGATaaatcatttgaacaacattGTGCAGTCCGCaccaaatatcataaaaaagaataacaagagctccgccaagcggggcaatttacgtccgaagggttacatcagagaaTGGGAGCAAAATTCAAAGAACTTGACtattgaagcccaaaggacaggaaagACAAAGGGtagaaattcagaaaaaaatccaagTCCACAAAAAGT
This is a stretch of genomic DNA from Mercenaria mercenaria strain notata chromosome 4, MADL_Memer_1, whole genome shotgun sequence. It encodes these proteins:
- the LOC123551042 gene encoding allene oxide synthase-lipoxygenase protein-like, producing MTDSRNPLQNGDARELGDSLCEDFTISVESADIPKGVCSGIIHVKLLGDDGIVGEEEELAALEFPKEIKRGHKHTFQMNCKMMNVIGINIRGDMMVGKVGWNIDRMTVQKTMGGTEAIIPIFTSIKSGRSYTFMVNDVELPQNSSRKEDRKEYFKEMGLLYELSDEQYPGCPPLVKKLPKVEQFSHVYKDKIIKESVQVGLDAVCRELPDKLLHQLGPFQTIDDIQKLYDCDFPEPSNLNRWRNDVFFGFQRLMGNNCSTICVCTKIPENLVVDNVKLKLSLEGKQVEEALAGKRIFIIDYKILEGLPTKQGYIITAPIALFYQRDDGILVPIAIQLFQKKGMPVFYPDDPENVWILAKMWFNVADANYHESVAHLGFTHMKMEGIVACTYRTIYKTHPIYKLLMPHFLYLLAINSNGLPVLLGKDGFVSKVLALGPTGMVELIRKKNKDWRLDRDGDLVNDLRNRGVYDPNLLPHYYYRDDALELNACIRSYVTKYLDLYYKSDNDVKKDEELQNWRKEIIAPVKDQGLGMLGVYGDNDEFSTKDQVSRTLTNIIFTCSAQHAAVNFRQYEEYAYPPNYPAILQGKPPKNKSRIDDKQLLKYLPDKTTTYDTLIITSILSMRAMNKLGDFEVCYITDKNAVEVVKEFQANLKRIAKSNKVKNQTRLERYTCLSPDLVPNSISI